The genomic window GCTGACCGCGTGTTGACGACGACCTGCCCCACCGACGCAGCCGGAGCCCTGTCATGAGCGGGGGTCTTGTCGCGCTCCTCGACGACATCTCCGTGCTGGCACGCATGGCTGCCGCGTCCGTCGACGACGTGAGCGCGGCCGCGGGACGGGCGAGCGCCAAGGCCGCCGGCGTCGTCGTGGACGACACGGCGGTGACGCCGCAGTACGTCGAGGGACTCGATCCCAAGCGTGAGCTGCCGATCATCAAGCGGATCACCGTCGGGTCGCTGCGCAACAAGCTCGTCTTCATCATCCCGGCGATCCTGCTGCTCAACGCCTTCCTGCCGTGGGCGCTGTCGCCGTTGCTCATGATCGGTGGCACCTACCTGTGCTTCGAGGGAGCGGAGAAGATCTGGGAGAAGGTCTCCGGCCACGGCCCGAAGACCAGCGTCGCCGCCGATACGGGGGAGCGGCGGAAGGTCGACGAGGACAAGATCGTGAGCAGCGCCGTGACGACCGACTTCATCCTCTCCGCGGAGATCATGGTCATCTCCCTGAAGGCAGTGCTCGACGAGGGGCTCGGGTCCTCCTTCTGGTTCCTGCTGGCGGTGTTGGTCGTCGTCGCCGTCGTCATCACCCTGGGTGTCTACGGCACCGTCGGGCTCATCGTGAAGATGGACGACATCGGGCTGCACCTGACCACCTCCGGCTCCCACGCCGCGCAGAGGCTCGGTCGTGGCCTGGTCAAGGGCATGCCCAAGCTGCTCACCACCCTGTCGGTCGTGGGCGTCTTCGCGATGCTCTGGGTCGGCGGGCACATCATCCTCGTCGGGCTGGCCGAGGACCCGATCAATTGGCCCCCGCTGTACGACGCCGTCCACCACCTCGAGGTCTCGGTCGCGGACGCGACCGGTGCGCTCGGCGGCGCTCTCGGCTGGCTGACCAACACGGTCTGCTCGATGATCCTGGGTGCCGTCGTCGGTGCCGTCGTGGTCGCGGTCATGCACGTGCTCCCCTTCGGCCACGGCTCGAAGGACGCGGCCGCCCACTGAGGCCCGGGGCCCGACGATGACCATGGTGCGGATCGACCCCCTTCGTGGGGCAGACGCCGACGTGGTCGCGCGACTGCAGGACGACCTGTGGCGGGCCACGTACTCGGGCCTGCTGCCGTCCCGGGTCCTCGATGGGCGGGACGACGCGGACAACGTGGCCCGGTGGCGGGAGCGAGCGGTCGCCCATGAGGAGGCGGGCTGCTCCGCGGAGGGCGCTCGCACTCTTGTCGCCCACGACGAGGACGGGGTGGCCATCGGCTGGGCGAGCACCGGGCCACCGCGCGACGACAACCCACCGACCGACACCGAGCTCTGGTCGCTCTACCTGGCGTCCCGGCACCACGGGAGCGGGGTGGCCGAGCAACTGATGGAGGCGGTGCTGCCGTCCCGGCACCCGCGCCTGGGTGCCGACGAGGTGCGCATGGTGCGGTTGCGCCCCGCTGGGTGAAGGACACCCCGCACGTCCGGACGTGCGCCATGTCTTTGACCCGGACCGCTCGGGGCCGCGCTGCCGCATACAATGGGCGGTGCCGGCGTGGGTGATGTCCCGCGAGTACCCAGAAGGGTCGCGCCGGGTCCGAACCCACCTGTCACAGGAGTTTTCACGTGTCCTTCGACTACAAGGTCGCCGACCTGGGCCTCGCCGAGGCCGGCCGCCACCAGATCCGTCTCGCCGAGCACGAGATGCCCGGCCTGATGAGCATCCGCGAGGAATTTGCCGAGTCGCAGCCCCTCAAGGGCGCGAAGATCGCCGGCTCGCTGCACATGACCGTGCAGACCGCGGTGCTCATCGAGACCCTCACCGCCCTCGGCGCGCAGGTGCGCTGGGCCAGCTGCAACATCTACTCCACCCAGGACGAGGCCGCCGCGGCCATCGTCGTCGGCCCCAACGGCACGCCGCAGGACCCGCAGGGTGTTCCCGTCTTCGCCTGGAAGGGCGAGACGCTCGAGGAGTACTGGGACTGCACCCACGAGATCCTCACCTGGGCCGACACCGGTGACGGCATCGACGGCCCGAACATGATCCTCGACGACGGCGGCGACGCCACGATGCTCGTCCACAACGGTCGTACCTGGGAGCAGGCCGGCCAGGTCCCGCCCACGACGGAGGACGACCCCGAGGAGTTCACCGTCGTCAAGGCCCTCGTGCGTCGCACCCTCGAGCAGGACCCGCAGAAGTGGGCCGCGGTCGCCGAGCGGATCAAGGGAGTCACCGAGGAGACCACGACCGGCGTGCACCGCCTGTACCAGCTGGCCGAGGCCGGCGAACTGCTCTTCCCGGCGATCAACGTCAACGATGCGGTCACCAAGTCCAAGTTCGACAACAAGTACGGCACGCGCCACTCCGTGCTCGACGGTCTCAACCGCGCCACCGACGTCCTCGTCGGCGGCAAGGTCGCGGTCGTCGCCGGCTACGGGGACGTCGGCAAGGGCGTCTCCGCCGCGCTCGCCGGCCAGGGTGCCCGGGTCATCGTCACCGAGGTCGACCCGATCTGCGCGCTGCAGGCCGCGATGGACGGCTACCAGGTCACGACCATGGACCAGGCCGCCGCGTACGGCGACATCTTCGTCACGACCACCGGGTGCTTCGACGTCATCACCGCCGACCACATGGCCGCGATGAAGAACAAGGCGATCGTCTCCAACATCGGGCACTTCGACAACGAGATCGACATGGCCGGCCTCGCACGGACGCCGGGCATCACCAAGACCGAGATCAAGCCGCAGGTCCACGAGTGGACCTTCGCCAACGGCAGCTCGATCATCGTGCTGTCCGAGGGGCGCCTGATGAACCTCGGCAACGCCACCGGTCACCCGAGCTTCGTGATGAGCAACTCCTTCGCGAACCAGACGATCGCGCAGATCGAGCTCTTCGCCAAGGCCGAGGAGTACGTCGACGAGGACGGCAACCCGAGCGTCACCACGCTGCCGAAGCACCTTGACGAGAAGGTCGCGCGCCTGCACCTCGACGCCCTCGGCGTCGAGCTGACCGAGCTGACCAAGGACCAGGCCGAGTACCTCGGCGTGGACGTCGCGGGGCCGTACAAGCCGGAGCACTACCGCTACTGAGCCCGGACTCCGAGGATCCGGAGCGCGGTTCAAGGCACGGGGAGGCGCTAGGGAAAAGTCCGGACCGCTTGACGTGATTGTCACGTCGGGTGCGAAGTCCGGACTTTTCCTTGAGTCGCGCCAACCCCGTCCTTGGACCGTTCAGTCGTGGTCCCGGGTCGGGACGAGCTTCAGGCCGACGACGGCGACGATGATCCCGGCGATGAGGACTGCCTTGACCGGGGCGAAGGTCTCCTCCCCGGTGGTCATGGCCCAGGTGACGGTGAGCGCGGCGCCGACTCCGGTCCAGATCGCGTAGCCCGTCCCGATCGGGATCGTGCGCACGGCGACCCCGAGGCCGAGCATGCTGATCGCGAGGGCGAGGACGAAGACGGCGCTCGCCGTGGGGTGGGTGAAGCCGTCGGAACGGCCCAGGGCGGTGGCCCAGACGGCCTCGAGGACGGCGCTGCCCAGCAGGACGAGCCACGGCACGTCAAGCCACCGCCTTCAGGCCGGCGACACAGCCGACGAGCAGGACGAGCAGTGCCAACCGGCCGGCGGAGGCGACTTCCTCCCCCTTCGCCATGGACCACACGACCGTGAGTGTGGCGCCGATGCCGACCCAGACGGCGTACGCGGTGCCGGTGGGGATGTCGGTCATGGCCCACGCCAGACCGAGCATGCTCGCGGTGAGGGAGACGACGAAGACGACTGTGGGTCCGGGTCGGGTGAAACCCCGCGACGCGGACAGAGCGGTGGCCCACAGCGCCTCGAGCATCCCCGAGACGATGAGGACGAGCCAGGACATGACTACTCCTTGTGAGTCAGTCTTGTCCTGGTGCGGGTACTGCTCCCTCGTCCGCAGGCCGATCGCCGGACCTCGATCCTGAGGATAACGGCGATGGCTGCCCGGTGCATGCCGGTGCCTGTGTGATGATGAACGGGCAGCAGACCACACGTGCGAAAGGGATCACCGTGAAGGGACGTGTCCTCGTCGTCGACGACGACCAGGCGCTGGCAGAGATGCTCGGGATCGTCCTCCGGAAGGAAGGGCTCGACGTCGCGCACGTCGCCGATGGAGCGCGGGCACTCGACGCCTTCCACGAGGCCCGACCTGATCTGGTGCTGCTCGACGTCATGCTGCCCGGGATGGACGGGATCGAGATCTGCCGACGGATCCGGCAGGAGTCGGGGCTCCCGATCGTCATGCTCACCGCCCGGACCGACACCGTCGACGTGGTCGTCGGCCTCGAGTCGGGCGCCGACGACTACATCGTCAAGCCGTTCAAGCCCCAGGAGCTCATCGCGCGGCTGCGCGCCCGCCTGCGCCGCGGAGACGAGCCGGAGCCGGAGCGGCTGACGATCGGCGACCTGGCCATCGACGTCGCCGGGCACTCGGTCAAGCGGGGGGACGAGCCGCTCGCACTGACGCCACTGGAGTTCGACCTCCTCGTCGCCCTCGCACGCAAGCCGTGGCAGGTCTTCAGCCGTGAGGTCCTCCTCGAGCAGGTCTGGGGCTACCGGCACGCCGGAGACACCCGCCTGGTCAACGTGCACGTGCAGCGCCTGCGCAGCAAGATCGAGCACGACCCGGAGAACCCCCAGATCGTCGTCACCGTCCGGGGAGTCGGGTACAAGGCCGGGTCGGCCTGAGCATGGCCTCGGCGCCCTCGACGGAGGCGACCGAGGCCTCGGACGCGTCGGGCGCCGAGGAGTCGGGCGCCTCGACGGCGACCCGGGCGCACGCCCTCGCGCGGGCCGTGCAGGCGGTCGTCGACCTGTGGCGGCGTTCACTGCGATTCCGGGTGGTCACGAGCACGCTCGTCCTCGGTCTCGTCGTCGTCTCGATCATCAGCCTGACGATGTACCGCTCCATCGCCGACGGCCTCGTCGAGGAGAAGATCGACCACTCGCAGGCCGACTCGCTCCAGCTGACCACCCGGGCACAGAGCTACTTCAACAACACCGACGTCGAGCCGGGGGAGCTTGACGTGTCCGCCTCCGACTTCGTGGCCCGGTCCCTCGCGCCGCCGAGTGGTGACGACAGCCGCTACGTCATCCTCACCCCGAGCACGCAGAACGAGTCCTCGACGATCTCGACAGTGGCCTACCCGCAGGGCGTCGGCCTGGACCAGGTCCCTGCCGCCCTTCGCCAGGCAGTGGCCGCCGACCCTGCCCGGCAGCAGACGATGACCATCGAGCTGGAGCGCTCCGACGTCGACGGGGCCACGGAGCCGCTCACGGGTGTGCCGCTCAACACCGACGCCGGCCCGGCCGTCGTGGTCGGGTCCCGGATCGAGGTGCCGACGGCCGGCAACCACGACCTGTACTTCATCTACCCGATGGACCAGGAGCAGGCCACCCTGCAGACCATCTCGCGCTCCTTCTTCCTGGGTGCGCTGTTTCTCATCGGCCTCGTCTCCGGTATCGCCTACATCGTCACGAGCATGGTTGTCACGCCGGTACGCCGGGCCGCCTCGGCCGCCGAGCGACTGTCATCCGGACACCTCAACGAGCGGATGTCCGCGCGCGGTCACGACGACCTCGCGCTGCTGGGGCAGTCCTTCAACGACATGGCCGACAACCTGCAGACTCAGATCCGCCAGCTCGAGGGCCTCTCGCGGGTGCAGCAGCGCTTCGTCTCCGACGTCTCGCACGAGCTGCGCACGCCCTTGACGACGATCCGGATGGCCGCCGACCTGCTCCACTCCTCCCGGGACGAGATGGACCCGGTGACCGGGCGCTCGGCAGAGCTGCTCCATGACGAGCTCGACCGCTTCGAGGAGCTGCTCGCCGACCTTCTCGAGATCTCCCGCTACGACGCCGGCGCGGCGGTCCTCGAGCAGGACCCGGTCGACCTCTACGCGATCATCGACCGCGTCGTGCTGGCGACGGAGTCGATCGCCGACGCCCGCGGCAGCGACGTCATCGTCCACCGGGAGCCGGCTCGGAGCGCCGTCGCCGAGATCGACTCACGACGGATCGAGCGGGTCCTGCGCAACCTCGTCGTGAACGCGATCGAGCACGGTGAAGGTCGTCCTGTCGACATCTGGGTCGGCATTGACGACGAGGCCGCGGCGGTGATGATCCAGGACCACGGTGTGGGGCTGAAGGCCGGCGAGGCGTCGCTCGTGTTCAACCGTTTCTGGCGCGCTGACCCGGCCCGGACCCGCACCACCGGCGGGTCCGGACTCGGCCTGGCCATCGCACTCGAGGACGCCCGACTGCACCATGGGTGGCTGCAGGCATGGGGTGAACCGGGAGAGGGCTCCCGCTTCCGGCTGACCGTGCCGCGTGCGGCCGGTGCCCCGCTGACGACGTCCCCGCTGCCACTGACGCCGCGCGAGGGGCGGCTGCCCGGGGAGGTCGGGTCCGCGTGACCGGCAAGGACATCACCCGGCGCAGCGCGCTCGGCCTGGCGGTGGTGGGTACGCTCGCCGGCTGCGGGCTGAACACCAGCTCGACGATCCGCCCCGGGGAGCCGATCGACGGCCCCCGCCCCCAGCCGCTCTCGCGCACGCCCAACGGGCCCACGCCCGGTGCCACGGCCGAGGAGGTCATCCGGGGCTTCCTGCGCGCCGGGTCCACCAGCGGTGAGGGCCTGGAGGTCACCCGCTCCTACCTCACGCAGGCGACGGCCCAGGGCTGGATCCCGGACAGCCAGACGGTGATCTACACCGGGGACCTCGAGGTCCAGGATCTGGGCAAGGGGGACTACCGGGTGAGCGCGCGCGTCGTCGCGCGCATCAACGCCGATGCTCGCTACCTGGTCTCCCCGCCCTACGACGGTGCCGCCTTCGACTTCCACGTCGAGCGAGTCGAGGGCGAGTGGCGCATCGACGAGCTCCAGGAGGGGTTCGGCCGGCTCCTCGAGGAGCCCGAGGTCGACTACATCTACCGCGAGTACCCCGTGCACTACCCGGCAATCGGGTGGAACGCGCTGGTCGTGGACCAGCGGTGGGTGACCCAGGACCAGATGGCCACCCGGTTGACCCGCGCCCAGCTGGGCAGCATCCCCAGCTACCTGCGTGAGGCCGTCTCCAGCGACATCGGGGCGAGGCTCGCCGTGGACGCCGTCCCGGTACGCAGCGGGGTGGCGATCGTCGACCTCGAGAGCGAGTCGGTCGCCGACGACGCCACCGCCCGCAAGCGACTGGCGGCACAACTCGTGGCCACGTTGATGTCCCTGCCGGGGGTCACGGAGGTGGCGATCACCCTCTCGGGTGCACCTCTGGACCTCGGCGTGACGGCACCCCTGACCTCGCCCGAGCAGCTCGGCTTCGTCGACCGGACCCAGACGAACGAGCCGACGGTCCTCGTCCGTCGTGGGCAGAAGGTCGTGCCGGCGGACGTCCGGTTGACCTCCGTCTCCGCCGCGGACGTGCGTCAGGAGGAGTCGCCCTTCCCGCCGTTGGAGCCGCAGTGGCGCCTGCTGGCGCTGCGGCCTGATGGCAAGGAGATGGCGGCTGTCGACGCCGGGCGGGAGCACCTGCACCGCGTGCTCGACGACGGCGACTACGTGCACGTGGGTCCCTTTGCCGCCGCGATGACCCGCCCCTGCTACGACTACGGCGGTGTGCTCTGGGTCGGCGGCTCCGGGCTCGGCCGCGAGGAGGGCCATCGCCTGTGGGCGATCAACTCCACGGTCGACCCCACCAACCAGGCCGAGTCCGCCCCGCAGCACGTGCCTGCCCAGTGGTTGGGCGCCCGGTTCGTGCAAGCCGCGGTGGTCTCCCCCGAGGGCAGTCGGATCGCCGTGATCTCCGAGGACGAACCCGGGACCGGGAGCATCCTGGAGGTCTCCGGCATCGCCCGTCGGGCGAACGGGTTGCCGACCACGACCTCCCCTCAGGGCTTTCGCATCGGGGCAGAGCTGGTCGAGATGCTCGATGCGGTGTGGGTCGGCCAGTCCACGCTCGCCGTCATCGGTCGCCGCGACAAGCAGAAGGACATGCAGCCCTACCTCGTGGAGGTCGGTGGCCCGGTCAGGGCCATGACCGAGCGCAAGGGCGCCGTTGCCATCACCACGACCGGCGATGACCAGGACGTCGTGATCCGGACGAAGAAGGACCGTATGTTCCAGCGTGCCGGCGGTCGGTGGCAGGAGCTGAAGGCCATCGACGGCGTCGTCACCGCCGGGGTCTGACGCCGTCGCCCACACCCGCACCCCCGTGGTGCCGATGTCCCCACCCGGGCGAAGGGGGATGAGCGCTGCTGTCGCGTTCGTCAGGCTGGACGCGTGGTCACCATGCGTCTCGGCAGCGCCCTGGCCGCAGCCGGGGACCTCGTGCTGCCACGTACCTGCGCCGGGTGCGGCCGGTCGGGGGTGACCGTGTGCACCGGGTGTCGTGGAGCGCTGTGCGAGCTCGCCGTACCGTCGCTCGGGCCCCTCGCTCCGCATCCGGTCCCTCCCGACTGGCCCGGGTGCCACGCCACCGTGCGCTATGCGGGCGTGGCCGCGAGGCTGGTGCGCGCCTTCAAGGACGAGGACCGGCGCGACCTCGTCGACGTGCTCGCACGGCTGCTCGCCGATGCCGTCCGCAGGGCCGCGCAGGGCGGTTCCGGTCACCGCCACGGCAACTCTGTCCTCCTCGTGCCCGTCCCGTCCGCCCCGGCCGCCATCCGACGGCGCGGGGACCGGCCGATGCTCCTGCTGGCCGACCGTGCTGCCCGTCTGCTCGGCCCGGGCGTCGTCGTCGAGGCGGGACTGGGCCTGCGTCGGGGCACCGCGGACCAGGCCGGGCTGGACCGGGCTGCCCGGCTGGCGAACCTCGATGGGTCGATGACCCCGCGCCGTCCCCACCGGCTGCGGGGGAAGCGCATCGTGCTCGTCGATGACGTGCTCACCTCCGGAGCGACCCTGACCGAGGGGCGCCGGGCGCTTCTCGGTGCGGGGGCGTCCCGGGTGGATCTCGCGGTCGCGATGATCACGCCGCGCCGATCGCCGACGCCGGGTCTACCTTTCCGCCCGTGTCCGGACTAACGTGTCGTCATGGGCCCCGTTGTGGACCGGACAACCGGTACGACGCAGGGGCCCCTTGCGTCCTCCGCCGTGCGAACGGCCGTCCCGCCGACCCGGGAACGGAGGTGGTGCCCCGGCTGACACGCCCTCGCCAGGCGTACCCCCATGCAGCACCGATGTCCCAGGAGGACTCCGTGGAAATTGCCATCACCGGACGCAACGTCAACGTCTCCGATCGACTGAGGGACTACGTCGAGAGCAAGCTGTCGAAGGTCCCCCAGCTCGACCCGCGCGTCCAGCGGATCGAGGTCATGGTGAGTCACGAGCCCAACCCGCGCCAGGCGAAGGTCAGCGAGCGCGTCGAGGTCACCTGCCGGTCCAAGGGGCCCGTGATCCGCGCCGAGGCCAGCCACGATGACCGACAAGCAGCAGTGGATCTCGCCGCCGAGAAGCTTCTCGAGCGCCTGCGCCGCGCCCACGACAAGCGCAATGTCCGTCGTGGCCGACGCCGCACCTCAGTGGCCGCCGCGACTGCGGACCTGACCGAGCCACTGGCGCTCGACCAGCCCGCCCAGGAGCAGGAGGAGCCGGATCAGTTCGGCACGATCGGGGACAGCCCCATCGAGGTCCGCGAGAAGATGCACGAGTCAGCTCCGATGAACCTGGCCGAGGCCGTGCGGCGCATGGAGCTCGTCGGGCACGACTTCTTCCTCTTCCACGACGTGGACTACGACCGTCCGAGCGTCGTCTACCGCCGCCGCGGCTGGTCCTACGGGGTGATCCACCTCGAGGTGCAGGACGGTGCCGACGGGAGCGACCTCGGCGCCACGGGAGTGGACGGGGTCGCCATCGAGGCGGCTCTGGCCCAGGGGGCCGGGGCCAGGACCTGAGGTCACGCGGACGGAGGCTGGGGGTGGCCCTTGGGCTTCGCACGAGCCCCCACACCTCCGTCCGCGATCCGGCGTCTCGCCGCGTCCTGTGGCGGCCGTCGGCGCCGCACGGCAGGGTGGGCCCGTGACTGTTCGCACGCTCCGCCCCGCTCAGGCCCGCCGGATCGCGCTCGCGGCGCAAGGACTTGCCCGCGCACGGCCTGATCGGAGGGTGGGCACCCGCGACCTGCAGCGGGTACTCGACACTGTCGGTCTGGTCCAGATCGACAGTGTCAACGTGCTCACGCGCAGCCAGTACCTGCCCTTCTTCGCTCGGCTCGGGCCGTACGACACCGCCCTGCTCGACCGGATGCGCGACCGGGCGCCGCGTCGGATGGTCGAGTACTGGGCGCACGAGGCGAGTCTGATGACCCCGGCGACGTGGCCGCTCATGGAGCACCCGCGGATGGAGCGGGCCGAGGACGGGTCCTGGGGTGGGATGCAGCGCATCGCCCGGGACCACCCCGATCTGGTCGCGGCCGTGCTCGCCGAGGTGGAGACGGGGCAGCCACGCACCGCCCGACAGATCGAGGCGGCCCTCGGGCACGAGCGTCGCGCCCCCGCGGAGGACTGGGGCTGGAACTGGTCCCTGGTCAAGAGCGCACTGGAGTACCTCTTCTGGGCCGGCCGGATCTCCTCGGCCGGCCGCACGAGCCAGTTCGAGCGGCGCTATGCCGGTCTGGCCCGGGTCGTGCCCAAGGGGGAGAGCGGCCCGTGGTTGGACCGCACCCGTCGGCTCCCTCCGCAACAGGCCTACGTCGAGCTCGTGCGAATCGCCGCGCGGGCGCAGGGCCTGTCCACGCAGGCCGATCTGGCCGACTACTTCCGAATCCCGCGCGAGGAGGTGCGTCCGGCGCTCGCCCGGTTGGTGGCCGACGGCGAGGTGGAGGAGGTCCGCGTCGAGGGGACGGACAAGCCCTGGTACCTGCACGAGCGGGCCCGCCGCCCCCGCGCCGTCCATGCCCGCGCGCTGTTGTCCCCCTTCGACAGCCTGGTGTGGCACCGACCCCGGATCGAGCAGCTCTTCGACTTCCACTACCGCCTGGAGATCTACACGCCGGCCCACAAGCGGGTGCACGGGTACTACGTGCTGCCCTTCCTCCTGGGGGAGGAGCTCATCGGTCGGGTCGACCTCAAGGCCGATCGCGCTGCGGGGGTGCTGCGAGCGCGGCAGATCTCGTGGGAGGCCGGGCGCGGCGGCAGGGACGACCGCGCCGAGCTCGACGAGGAGCTGGGGCTCATGGCCGGCTGGCTCGGGCTGACCAACGGCGTCGCCGCCGGCTGATCACTGTGCGGCGAGGCGCTCCCAGTGCAGGGCCGGGCGCGCGCTCCCACCAGGAGCGTCGGCGGCCGACTCGCGACCCCACACCGTGAACCCGACCCCGGCGAGGACCGCGTTGCTCGCCTCGTTGTCGGCGGCGGTCTCGGCGACGAGTCGCCGCAGTCCCAGGCCACCCTCGGCAACCGGCCGCAGCGCGTGCTCGGTGGCCAGCCGGGCCGCCCGTCCGGCCACCCCGCGACCACGCGCGCTCGGGCGCAGTGCGTAGCCGAGCTCCGCCGTGC from Janibacter cremeus includes these protein-coding regions:
- a CDS encoding DMT family transporter; translated protein: MSWLVLIVSGMLEALWATALSASRGFTRPGPTVVFVVSLTASMLGLAWAMTDIPTGTAYAVWVGIGATLTVVWSMAKGEEVASAGRLALLVLLVGCVAGLKAVA
- the hpf gene encoding ribosome hibernation-promoting factor, HPF/YfiA family; its protein translation is MEIAITGRNVNVSDRLRDYVESKLSKVPQLDPRVQRIEVMVSHEPNPRQAKVSERVEVTCRSKGPVIRAEASHDDRQAAVDLAAEKLLERLRRAHDKRNVRRGRRRTSVAAATADLTEPLALDQPAQEQEEPDQFGTIGDSPIEVREKMHESAPMNLAEAVRRMELVGHDFFLFHDVDYDRPSVVYRRRGWSYGVIHLEVQDGADGSDLGATGVDGVAIEAALAQGAGART
- a CDS encoding DUF808 domain-containing protein, producing the protein MSGGLVALLDDISVLARMAAASVDDVSAAAGRASAKAAGVVVDDTAVTPQYVEGLDPKRELPIIKRITVGSLRNKLVFIIPAILLLNAFLPWALSPLLMIGGTYLCFEGAEKIWEKVSGHGPKTSVAADTGERRKVDEDKIVSSAVTTDFILSAEIMVISLKAVLDEGLGSSFWFLLAVLVVVAVVITLGVYGTVGLIVKMDDIGLHLTTSGSHAAQRLGRGLVKGMPKLLTTLSVVGVFAMLWVGGHIILVGLAEDPINWPPLYDAVHHLEVSVADATGALGGALGWLTNTVCSMILGAVVGAVVVAVMHVLPFGHGSKDAAAH
- the mtrA gene encoding MtrAB system response regulator MtrA, translated to MKGRVLVVDDDQALAEMLGIVLRKEGLDVAHVADGARALDAFHEARPDLVLLDVMLPGMDGIEICRRIRQESGLPIVMLTARTDTVDVVVGLESGADDYIVKPFKPQELIARLRARLRRGDEPEPERLTIGDLAIDVAGHSVKRGDEPLALTPLEFDLLVALARKPWQVFSREVLLEQVWGYRHAGDTRLVNVHVQRLRSKIEHDPENPQIVVTVRGVGYKAGSA
- a CDS encoding DNA glycosylase AlkZ-like family protein, whose translation is MTVRTLRPAQARRIALAAQGLARARPDRRVGTRDLQRVLDTVGLVQIDSVNVLTRSQYLPFFARLGPYDTALLDRMRDRAPRRMVEYWAHEASLMTPATWPLMEHPRMERAEDGSWGGMQRIARDHPDLVAAVLAEVETGQPRTARQIEAALGHERRAPAEDWGWNWSLVKSALEYLFWAGRISSAGRTSQFERRYAGLARVVPKGESGPWLDRTRRLPPQQAYVELVRIAARAQGLSTQADLADYFRIPREEVRPALARLVADGEVEEVRVEGTDKPWYLHERARRPRAVHARALLSPFDSLVWHRPRIEQLFDFHYRLEIYTPAHKRVHGYYVLPFLLGEELIGRVDLKADRAAGVLRARQISWEAGRGGRDDRAELDEELGLMAGWLGLTNGVAAG
- a CDS encoding GerMN domain-containing protein — encoded protein: MTGKDITRRSALGLAVVGTLAGCGLNTSSTIRPGEPIDGPRPQPLSRTPNGPTPGATAEEVIRGFLRAGSTSGEGLEVTRSYLTQATAQGWIPDSQTVIYTGDLEVQDLGKGDYRVSARVVARINADARYLVSPPYDGAAFDFHVERVEGEWRIDELQEGFGRLLEEPEVDYIYREYPVHYPAIGWNALVVDQRWVTQDQMATRLTRAQLGSIPSYLREAVSSDIGARLAVDAVPVRSGVAIVDLESESVADDATARKRLAAQLVATLMSLPGVTEVAITLSGAPLDLGVTAPLTSPEQLGFVDRTQTNEPTVLVRRGQKVVPADVRLTSVSAADVRQEESPFPPLEPQWRLLALRPDGKEMAAVDAGREHLHRVLDDGDYVHVGPFAAAMTRPCYDYGGVLWVGGSGLGREEGHRLWAINSTVDPTNQAESAPQHVPAQWLGARFVQAAVVSPEGSRIAVISEDEPGTGSILEVSGIARRANGLPTTTSPQGFRIGAELVEMLDAVWVGQSTLAVIGRRDKQKDMQPYLVEVGGPVRAMTERKGAVAITTTGDDQDVVIRTKKDRMFQRAGGRWQELKAIDGVVTAGV
- a CDS encoding GNAT family N-acetyltransferase; this encodes MTMVRIDPLRGADADVVARLQDDLWRATYSGLLPSRVLDGRDDADNVARWRERAVAHEEAGCSAEGARTLVAHDEDGVAIGWASTGPPRDDNPPTDTELWSLYLASRHHGSGVAEQLMEAVLPSRHPRLGADEVRMVRLRPAG
- a CDS encoding SMR family transporter, with amino-acid sequence MPWLVLLGSAVLEAVWATALGRSDGFTHPTASAVFVLALAISMLGLGVAVRTIPIGTGYAIWTGVGAALTVTWAMTTGEETFAPVKAVLIAGIIVAVVGLKLVPTRDHD
- the ahcY gene encoding adenosylhomocysteinase translates to MSFDYKVADLGLAEAGRHQIRLAEHEMPGLMSIREEFAESQPLKGAKIAGSLHMTVQTAVLIETLTALGAQVRWASCNIYSTQDEAAAAIVVGPNGTPQDPQGVPVFAWKGETLEEYWDCTHEILTWADTGDGIDGPNMILDDGGDATMLVHNGRTWEQAGQVPPTTEDDPEEFTVVKALVRRTLEQDPQKWAAVAERIKGVTEETTTGVHRLYQLAEAGELLFPAINVNDAVTKSKFDNKYGTRHSVLDGLNRATDVLVGGKVAVVAGYGDVGKGVSAALAGQGARVIVTEVDPICALQAAMDGYQVTTMDQAAAYGDIFVTTTGCFDVITADHMAAMKNKAIVSNIGHFDNEIDMAGLARTPGITKTEIKPQVHEWTFANGSSIIVLSEGRLMNLGNATGHPSFVMSNSFANQTIAQIELFAKAEEYVDEDGNPSVTTLPKHLDEKVARLHLDALGVELTELTKDQAEYLGVDVAGPYKPEHYRY
- the mtrB gene encoding MtrAB system histidine kinase MtrB, with the protein product MASAPSTEATEASDASGAEESGASTATRAHALARAVQAVVDLWRRSLRFRVVTSTLVLGLVVVSIISLTMYRSIADGLVEEKIDHSQADSLQLTTRAQSYFNNTDVEPGELDVSASDFVARSLAPPSGDDSRYVILTPSTQNESSTISTVAYPQGVGLDQVPAALRQAVAADPARQQTMTIELERSDVDGATEPLTGVPLNTDAGPAVVVGSRIEVPTAGNHDLYFIYPMDQEQATLQTISRSFFLGALFLIGLVSGIAYIVTSMVVTPVRRAASAAERLSSGHLNERMSARGHDDLALLGQSFNDMADNLQTQIRQLEGLSRVQQRFVSDVSHELRTPLTTIRMAADLLHSSRDEMDPVTGRSAELLHDELDRFEELLADLLEISRYDAGAAVLEQDPVDLYAIIDRVVLATESIADARGSDVIVHREPARSAVAEIDSRRIERVLRNLVVNAIEHGEGRPVDIWVGIDDEAAAVMIQDHGVGLKAGEASLVFNRFWRADPARTRTTGGSGLGLAIALEDARLHHGWLQAWGEPGEGSRFRLTVPRAAGAPLTTSPLPLTPREGRLPGEVGSA
- a CDS encoding ComF family protein → MRLGSALAAAGDLVLPRTCAGCGRSGVTVCTGCRGALCELAVPSLGPLAPHPVPPDWPGCHATVRYAGVAARLVRAFKDEDRRDLVDVLARLLADAVRRAAQGGSGHRHGNSVLLVPVPSAPAAIRRRGDRPMLLLADRAARLLGPGVVVEAGLGLRRGTADQAGLDRAARLANLDGSMTPRRPHRLRGKRIVLVDDVLTSGATLTEGRRALLGAGASRVDLAVAMITPRRSPTPGLPFRPCPD